A single region of the Pristis pectinata isolate sPriPec2 chromosome 23, sPriPec2.1.pri, whole genome shotgun sequence genome encodes:
- the st6galnac6 gene encoding alpha-N-acetylgalactosaminide alpha-2,6-sialyltransferase 6, giving the protein MKNTAERFVIAIVIFILATLLIIYNSGSGNDSINYKGHFVYNVLSHAPSSLKKWVTKDGYLPVSGNKTMKLHCRLCALITSSSHLLGSEVGSEIDETECTIRMNDAPTTGYERDVGSKTTLRVVAHSSVYRVMRKPQEFLNRSQEMVFIFWGPPQKMQNRRGSTYRLIHRVGSAFPNVSTYIVAPKRMQQLDDLFQRETGRDRKKSHSWLSTGWFTMVIAIELCDSVHVYGMVPPSHCRKPQHKRMPYHYYEPKGPDECMTFIGNEQAKRGNHHRFITEKDVFAQWAKLYNIIFSHPSW; this is encoded by the exons ATGAAAAATACG GCTGAGAGATTTGTGATTGCTATAGTGATCTTCATATTGGCCACTCTCCTGATTATCTATAATTCCGGCAGTGGCAATGACTCCATAAATTATAAAGGGCATTTTGTCTACAATGTTCTGAGTCACGCACCATCAAGTTTAAAGAAATGGGTTACAAAAGATGGTTACCTTCCAGTTTCAGGAAACAAG ACAATGAAGCTCCACTGCAGATTGTGCGCACTTATCACAAGTTCCAGCCACTTACTGGGCAGTGAGGTTGGGTCAGAGATCGACGAGACTGAGTGCACCATCCGTATGAATGATGCACCTACTACCGGATACGAGAGGGATGTCGGGAGTAAAACGACCCTGCGGGTTGTCGCCCACTCCAGTGTTTACCGGGTGATGAGGAAACCCCAGGAGTTCCTTAACAGAAGCCAGGAAATGGTCTTTATCTTCTGGGGGCCTCCTCAAAAAATGCAGAACAGAAGAGGCAGCACCTACAGACTGATTCACCGAGTGGGCTCAGCATTCCCAAACGTCTCCACATACATTGTTGCTCCTAAGAGAATGCAGCAGCTTGATGATTTATTTCAGAGGGAAACTGGGCGAGACAG AAAGAAATCGCATTCCTGGCTGAGCACAGGCTGGTTTACCATGGTGATTGCCATCGAACTCTGCGACAGTGTCCATGTGTATGGAATGGTCCCTCCCAGTCACTGCAG gaagcCTCAGCACAAGCGAATGCCCTATCATTATTATGAGCCGAAAGGTCCAGATGAGTGCATGACGTTCATTGGGAATGAACAGGCCAAGAGGGGGAATCACCATCGCTTCATCACAGAGAAGGACGTGTTTGCTCAGTGGGCAAAGCTGTACAACATCATCTTCTCACACCCCAGCTGGTGA